One Pseudomonas brassicacearum genomic region harbors:
- a CDS encoding YciI family protein: MRFLVIVKASPESEAGEMPSEELLTAMGAYNEELVKAGVMLAGEGLHPSAEGVRVRFSGKDRTVVNGPFAQTQELIAGFWIFKVQSLQEAIDWVKRCPNPMVSDSEIEIRQIFELEAFGEAFTPELREQEERLRAQMAGQS, translated from the coding sequence ATGCGATTTTTGGTGATCGTCAAAGCCAGCCCGGAGTCGGAAGCCGGAGAAATGCCCAGTGAAGAACTGCTGACCGCCATGGGCGCCTACAACGAAGAGTTAGTCAAGGCCGGGGTGATGCTAGCCGGTGAAGGCCTGCATCCCAGCGCCGAGGGCGTGCGTGTACGGTTTTCCGGCAAGGACCGGACGGTTGTCAATGGACCCTTTGCCCAAACCCAGGAGTTGATCGCCGGCTTCTGGATCTTCAAGGTCCAGTCGTTGCAGGAAGCGATCGATTGGGTCAAGCGCTGCCCGAACCCGATGGTCAGCGACAGCGAAATCGAAATCCGCCAGATCTTCGAGCTCGAGGCGTTTGGCGAGGCCTTTACCCCCGAGTTGCGCGAGCAGGAAGAACGCCTGCGGGCGCAGATGGCCGGTCAATCGTGA